In one window of Mauremys reevesii isolate NIE-2019 linkage group 22, ASM1616193v1, whole genome shotgun sequence DNA:
- the FOSB gene encoding protein fosB isoform X6: protein MYQGFPGDYDSASRCSSSPSAESQYLSSVDSFGSPTGAAASQECSGLGEMPGSFVPTVTAITTSQDLQWLVQPTLISSMAQSQPQGQQMSHQQQQPPPAVDPYDLPGTSYATPGMGAYGAGPSTSGAAAPSPRSARARPRRTREETLTPEEEEKRRVRRERNKLAAAKCRNRRRELTDRLQAETDQLEEEKAGLESEIAELQKEKERLEFVLVAHKPGCKIPYEDMPELGGQPGPSAERDLPAEPHTSGTAAATSPRTP, encoded by the exons ATGTATCAGGGCTTCCCCGGAGACTACGACTCCGCCTCCCGGTGCAGCTCGTCCCCTTCGGCCGAGTCCCAGTACCTGTCCTCGGTGGATTCTTTCGGGAGCCCCACGGGCGCCGCCGCCTCGCAG GAGTGCAGTGGCCTCGGGGAGATGCCCGGCTCCTTCGTGCCCACAGTCACTGCCATAACGACTAGCCAGGACCTGCAGTGGTTGGTGCAGCCCACACTGATCTCTTCCATGGCCCAGTCGCAGCCTCAGGGCCAACAGATgtctcaccagcagcagcagccgccaccTGCAGTGGACCCCTATGACCTGCCCGGGACCAGCTATGCCACCCCGGGGATGGGCGCCTACGGTGCTGGCCCCTCAACATCCGGAGCTGCTGCCCCATCGCCCCGCTCCGCTCGGGCTCGGCCCCGGAGGACACGGGAGGAAACG CTGAcgccggaggaggaggagaagcgaCGCGTCCGCAGGGAGAGGAACAAGCTGGCAGCGGCCAAGTGCCGGAACCGGCGCCGGGAGCTGACGGACCGGCTCCAGGCG gagACAGACCAGCTGGAGGAAGAGAAGGCAGGGCTGGAGTCCGAAATCGCCGAGCTGCAGAAGGAGAAAGAGCGCCTGGAATTTGTCCTTGTAGCTCACAAACCTGGCTGCAAAATCCCTTACGAGGACATGCCCGAGCTGGGCGGCCAGCCCGGCCCGTCGGCTGAG AGGGATCTACCTGCGGAGCCACACACCAGCGGAACAGCAGCAGCGACCAGTCCTCGGACTCCTTGA
- the FOSB gene encoding protein fosB isoform X4, translating into MYQGFPGDYDSASRCSSSPSAESQYLSSVDSFGSPTGAAASQECSGLGEMPGSFVPTVTAITTSQDLQWLVQPTLISSMAQSQPQGQQMSHQQQQPPPAVDPYDLPGTSYATPGMGAYGAGPSTSGAAAPSPRSARARPRRTREETLTPEEEEKRRVRRERNKLAAAKCRNRRRELTDRLQAETDQLEEEKAGLESEIAELQKEKERLEFVLVAHKPGCKIPYEDMPELGGQPGPSAEVSSLGVPVKDDPFGPAAYPSVPLHYQQSLGVPAPGAAGPAERDLPAEPHTSGTAAATSPRTP; encoded by the exons ATGTATCAGGGCTTCCCCGGAGACTACGACTCCGCCTCCCGGTGCAGCTCGTCCCCTTCGGCCGAGTCCCAGTACCTGTCCTCGGTGGATTCTTTCGGGAGCCCCACGGGCGCCGCCGCCTCGCAG GAGTGCAGTGGCCTCGGGGAGATGCCCGGCTCCTTCGTGCCCACAGTCACTGCCATAACGACTAGCCAGGACCTGCAGTGGTTGGTGCAGCCCACACTGATCTCTTCCATGGCCCAGTCGCAGCCTCAGGGCCAACAGATgtctcaccagcagcagcagccgccaccTGCAGTGGACCCCTATGACCTGCCCGGGACCAGCTATGCCACCCCGGGGATGGGCGCCTACGGTGCTGGCCCCTCAACATCCGGAGCTGCTGCCCCATCGCCCCGCTCCGCTCGGGCTCGGCCCCGGAGGACACGGGAGGAAACG CTGAcgccggaggaggaggagaagcgaCGCGTCCGCAGGGAGAGGAACAAGCTGGCAGCGGCCAAGTGCCGGAACCGGCGCCGGGAGCTGACGGACCGGCTCCAGGCG gagACAGACCAGCTGGAGGAAGAGAAGGCAGGGCTGGAGTCCGAAATCGCCGAGCTGCAGAAGGAGAAAGAGCGCCTGGAATTTGTCCTTGTAGCTCACAAACCTGGCTGCAAAATCCCTTACGAGGACATGCCCGAGCTGGGCGGCCAGCCCGGCCCGTCGGCTGAGGTGAGCTCTCTGGGGGTGCCCGTCAAGGACGACCCGTTCGGGCCAGCTGCCTACCCGTCTGTGCCCCTCCACTACCAGCAGAGCCTTGGCGTGCCGGCGCCGGGCGCGGCGGGCCCAGCGGAG AGGGATCTACCTGCGGAGCCACACACCAGCGGAACAGCAGCAGCGACCAGTCCTCGGACTCCTTGA
- the FOSB gene encoding protein fosB isoform X1 yields the protein MYQGFPGDYDSASRCSSSPSAESQYLSSVDSFGSPTGAAASQECSGLGEMPGSFVPTVTAITTSQDLQWLVQPTLISSMAQSQPQGQQMSHQQQQPPPAVDPYDLPGTSYATPGMGAYGAGPSTSGAAAPSPRSARARPRRTREETLTPEEEEKRRVRRERNKLAAAKCRNRRRELTDRLQAETDQLEEEKAGLESEIAELQKEKERLEFVLVAHKPGCKIPYEDMPELGGQPGPSAEVSSLGVPVKDDPFGPAAYPSVPLHYQQSLGVPAPGAAGPAEVAFSSSYFTHGELLSDPYPVNPSYTSSFVFTYPEGSTCGATHQRNSSSDQSSDSLNSPSLLAL from the exons ATGTATCAGGGCTTCCCCGGAGACTACGACTCCGCCTCCCGGTGCAGCTCGTCCCCTTCGGCCGAGTCCCAGTACCTGTCCTCGGTGGATTCTTTCGGGAGCCCCACGGGCGCCGCCGCCTCGCAG GAGTGCAGTGGCCTCGGGGAGATGCCCGGCTCCTTCGTGCCCACAGTCACTGCCATAACGACTAGCCAGGACCTGCAGTGGTTGGTGCAGCCCACACTGATCTCTTCCATGGCCCAGTCGCAGCCTCAGGGCCAACAGATgtctcaccagcagcagcagccgccaccTGCAGTGGACCCCTATGACCTGCCCGGGACCAGCTATGCCACCCCGGGGATGGGCGCCTACGGTGCTGGCCCCTCAACATCCGGAGCTGCTGCCCCATCGCCCCGCTCCGCTCGGGCTCGGCCCCGGAGGACACGGGAGGAAACG CTGAcgccggaggaggaggagaagcgaCGCGTCCGCAGGGAGAGGAACAAGCTGGCAGCGGCCAAGTGCCGGAACCGGCGCCGGGAGCTGACGGACCGGCTCCAGGCG gagACAGACCAGCTGGAGGAAGAGAAGGCAGGGCTGGAGTCCGAAATCGCCGAGCTGCAGAAGGAGAAAGAGCGCCTGGAATTTGTCCTTGTAGCTCACAAACCTGGCTGCAAAATCCCTTACGAGGACATGCCCGAGCTGGGCGGCCAGCCCGGCCCGTCGGCTGAGGTGAGCTCTCTGGGGGTGCCCGTCAAGGACGACCCGTTCGGGCCAGCTGCCTACCCGTCTGTGCCCCTCCACTACCAGCAGAGCCTTGGCGTGCCGGCGCCGGGCGCGGCGGGCCCAGCGGAGGTAGCGTTTTCTAGTTCTTACTTTACACATGGTGAGCTGCTCAGCGACCCGTACCCTGTTAACCCTTCATATACATCTTCGTTTGTGTTCACCTACCCAGAGGGATCTACCTGCGGAGCCACACACCAGCGGAACAGCAGCAGCGACCAGTCCTCGGACTCCTTGAATTCTCCCTCGCTACTCGCTTTGTGA
- the FOSB gene encoding protein fosB isoform X2, whose protein sequence is MASAGWQECSGLGEMPGSFVPTVTAITTSQDLQWLVQPTLISSMAQSQPQGQQMSHQQQQPPPAVDPYDLPGTSYATPGMGAYGAGPSTSGAAAPSPRSARARPRRTREETLTPEEEEKRRVRRERNKLAAAKCRNRRRELTDRLQAETDQLEEEKAGLESEIAELQKEKERLEFVLVAHKPGCKIPYEDMPELGGQPGPSAEVSSLGVPVKDDPFGPAAYPSVPLHYQQSLGVPAPGAAGPAEVAFSSSYFTHGELLSDPYPVNPSYTSSFVFTYPEGSTCGATHQRNSSSDQSSDSLNSPSLLAL, encoded by the exons ATGGCAAGTGCTGGCTGGCAG GAGTGCAGTGGCCTCGGGGAGATGCCCGGCTCCTTCGTGCCCACAGTCACTGCCATAACGACTAGCCAGGACCTGCAGTGGTTGGTGCAGCCCACACTGATCTCTTCCATGGCCCAGTCGCAGCCTCAGGGCCAACAGATgtctcaccagcagcagcagccgccaccTGCAGTGGACCCCTATGACCTGCCCGGGACCAGCTATGCCACCCCGGGGATGGGCGCCTACGGTGCTGGCCCCTCAACATCCGGAGCTGCTGCCCCATCGCCCCGCTCCGCTCGGGCTCGGCCCCGGAGGACACGGGAGGAAACG CTGAcgccggaggaggaggagaagcgaCGCGTCCGCAGGGAGAGGAACAAGCTGGCAGCGGCCAAGTGCCGGAACCGGCGCCGGGAGCTGACGGACCGGCTCCAGGCG gagACAGACCAGCTGGAGGAAGAGAAGGCAGGGCTGGAGTCCGAAATCGCCGAGCTGCAGAAGGAGAAAGAGCGCCTGGAATTTGTCCTTGTAGCTCACAAACCTGGCTGCAAAATCCCTTACGAGGACATGCCCGAGCTGGGCGGCCAGCCCGGCCCGTCGGCTGAGGTGAGCTCTCTGGGGGTGCCCGTCAAGGACGACCCGTTCGGGCCAGCTGCCTACCCGTCTGTGCCCCTCCACTACCAGCAGAGCCTTGGCGTGCCGGCGCCGGGCGCGGCGGGCCCAGCGGAGGTAGCGTTTTCTAGTTCTTACTTTACACATGGTGAGCTGCTCAGCGACCCGTACCCTGTTAACCCTTCATATACATCTTCGTTTGTGTTCACCTACCCAGAGGGATCTACCTGCGGAGCCACACACCAGCGGAACAGCAGCAGCGACCAGTCCTCGGACTCCTTGAATTCTCCCTCGCTACTCGCTTTGTGA
- the FOSB gene encoding protein fosB isoform X3, which produces MECSGLGEMPGSFVPTVTAITTSQDLQWLVQPTLISSMAQSQPQGQQMSHQQQQPPPAVDPYDLPGTSYATPGMGAYGAGPSTSGAAAPSPRSARARPRRTREETLTPEEEEKRRVRRERNKLAAAKCRNRRRELTDRLQAETDQLEEEKAGLESEIAELQKEKERLEFVLVAHKPGCKIPYEDMPELGGQPGPSAEVSSLGVPVKDDPFGPAAYPSVPLHYQQSLGVPAPGAAGPAEVAFSSSYFTHGELLSDPYPVNPSYTSSFVFTYPEGSTCGATHQRNSSSDQSSDSLNSPSLLAL; this is translated from the exons ATG GAGTGCAGTGGCCTCGGGGAGATGCCCGGCTCCTTCGTGCCCACAGTCACTGCCATAACGACTAGCCAGGACCTGCAGTGGTTGGTGCAGCCCACACTGATCTCTTCCATGGCCCAGTCGCAGCCTCAGGGCCAACAGATgtctcaccagcagcagcagccgccaccTGCAGTGGACCCCTATGACCTGCCCGGGACCAGCTATGCCACCCCGGGGATGGGCGCCTACGGTGCTGGCCCCTCAACATCCGGAGCTGCTGCCCCATCGCCCCGCTCCGCTCGGGCTCGGCCCCGGAGGACACGGGAGGAAACG CTGAcgccggaggaggaggagaagcgaCGCGTCCGCAGGGAGAGGAACAAGCTGGCAGCGGCCAAGTGCCGGAACCGGCGCCGGGAGCTGACGGACCGGCTCCAGGCG gagACAGACCAGCTGGAGGAAGAGAAGGCAGGGCTGGAGTCCGAAATCGCCGAGCTGCAGAAGGAGAAAGAGCGCCTGGAATTTGTCCTTGTAGCTCACAAACCTGGCTGCAAAATCCCTTACGAGGACATGCCCGAGCTGGGCGGCCAGCCCGGCCCGTCGGCTGAGGTGAGCTCTCTGGGGGTGCCCGTCAAGGACGACCCGTTCGGGCCAGCTGCCTACCCGTCTGTGCCCCTCCACTACCAGCAGAGCCTTGGCGTGCCGGCGCCGGGCGCGGCGGGCCCAGCGGAGGTAGCGTTTTCTAGTTCTTACTTTACACATGGTGAGCTGCTCAGCGACCCGTACCCTGTTAACCCTTCATATACATCTTCGTTTGTGTTCACCTACCCAGAGGGATCTACCTGCGGAGCCACACACCAGCGGAACAGCAGCAGCGACCAGTCCTCGGACTCCTTGAATTCTCCCTCGCTACTCGCTTTGTGA
- the FOSB gene encoding protein fosB isoform X5 — protein MPGSFVPTVTAITTSQDLQWLVQPTLISSMAQSQPQGQQMSHQQQQPPPAVDPYDLPGTSYATPGMGAYGAGPSTSGAAAPSPRSARARPRRTREETLTPEEEEKRRVRRERNKLAAAKCRNRRRELTDRLQAETDQLEEEKAGLESEIAELQKEKERLEFVLVAHKPGCKIPYEDMPELGGQPGPSAEVSSLGVPVKDDPFGPAAYPSVPLHYQQSLGVPAPGAAGPAEVAFSSSYFTHGELLSDPYPVNPSYTSSFVFTYPEGSTCGATHQRNSSSDQSSDSLNSPSLLAL, from the exons ATGCCCGGCTCCTTCGTGCCCACAGTCACTGCCATAACGACTAGCCAGGACCTGCAGTGGTTGGTGCAGCCCACACTGATCTCTTCCATGGCCCAGTCGCAGCCTCAGGGCCAACAGATgtctcaccagcagcagcagccgccaccTGCAGTGGACCCCTATGACCTGCCCGGGACCAGCTATGCCACCCCGGGGATGGGCGCCTACGGTGCTGGCCCCTCAACATCCGGAGCTGCTGCCCCATCGCCCCGCTCCGCTCGGGCTCGGCCCCGGAGGACACGGGAGGAAACG CTGAcgccggaggaggaggagaagcgaCGCGTCCGCAGGGAGAGGAACAAGCTGGCAGCGGCCAAGTGCCGGAACCGGCGCCGGGAGCTGACGGACCGGCTCCAGGCG gagACAGACCAGCTGGAGGAAGAGAAGGCAGGGCTGGAGTCCGAAATCGCCGAGCTGCAGAAGGAGAAAGAGCGCCTGGAATTTGTCCTTGTAGCTCACAAACCTGGCTGCAAAATCCCTTACGAGGACATGCCCGAGCTGGGCGGCCAGCCCGGCCCGTCGGCTGAGGTGAGCTCTCTGGGGGTGCCCGTCAAGGACGACCCGTTCGGGCCAGCTGCCTACCCGTCTGTGCCCCTCCACTACCAGCAGAGCCTTGGCGTGCCGGCGCCGGGCGCGGCGGGCCCAGCGGAGGTAGCGTTTTCTAGTTCTTACTTTACACATGGTGAGCTGCTCAGCGACCCGTACCCTGTTAACCCTTCATATACATCTTCGTTTGTGTTCACCTACCCAGAGGGATCTACCTGCGGAGCCACACACCAGCGGAACAGCAGCAGCGACCAGTCCTCGGACTCCTTGAATTCTCCCTCGCTACTCGCTTTGTGA